The following are encoded together in the Cicer arietinum cultivar CDC Frontier isolate Library 1 chromosome 2, Cicar.CDCFrontier_v2.0, whole genome shotgun sequence genome:
- the LOC101506255 gene encoding uncharacterized protein — translation MEVDDGGGDKGNGNRKRKRGSPKRKLLVNEKVELRSLEEGFLGSWHPGKVIRCGKMKRYVKYDNILDDDESDYLVEVVNVSSVLDGANSSSVSNCGYERGLIRPLPPPIKFRIKELSFGLCVDVNYQEAWWEGVIFDRNDGFEERSIFFPDLGDEMKVGVQQLRITQDWDEETENWLPRGKWVFLELFEECERVSYVAVSVKQIWYDVRIRKDFAETIREWTCNVKDLWRELVVEVIGEYYTLTLSEVRSALNVPKNLLEGGSFEHTDNVLCDDRPKENGDSSKLLDTDQNCGSTSIIPVQEEFEKENLLDEEPESQKEISCNDDELVSNKNKKRRRSKSVVWKTLVMSEVEFCPEVINEYAAGCRSKTVRELLKTKVRKHLAYLGWTIEWTENNYPQHKRYRYMSPDKLDQKAYASIFQVTKVLLKEPVPSQIDRNRMHSQFDSNILNLLSDPPQMKKDLDVNPPTKKPSPVIVEVEPELCPIAVVKYYFHALERNSAEKRTWKLKAKKHLLAEGWIFDYPTERRKTTLYKSPQNQCLGTLRGACRLYLKAKIPEWTNADDGDDDLLVSVFQLLQKEPELHTIDNSPPSKSSVKRTYRRTTNSKASQPKSIEENEVDTGRVLRSSKRVQKVLGLTHQKPQNVISWLIDCNILLPKYKVFYWETEKGNAPMVEGRITQEGIRCSCCQKVYGLRGFANHAGGSSSFRPSACIFLKDGRSLLDCMMQVMQYHRRKEVAEKPCSDPFEGENDNICSVCNYGGELILCDQCPSSFHKKCLNLEDIPDGDWFCPSCQCGICGQNKIEEAKDGHFLSCIQCEHKYHVECLKNRAKENSRRYMEKNWLCGEECERIYTGLQNLLGKPVLVGADNLTWTLVKYVNSENCGAGSAENDLPEESFSKLHVALSVMHECFEPLHNPFSSRDIVEDVLFNQRSELNRLNFRGFYTVLLEKNEQLVSVATVRIFGEKIAEVPLIGTRFQYRRLGMCRVLMDELEKKLKQLGVERLVLPAVPGVLETWTNSFGFVQMKNFERSKFLDYSFLDFQGTVMCQKMLTRLPSPDSVITRDINTKQQDAGFSVKCRIDFEKSSPISEVDQEEGIGKSGIMDLQVWKPRPNS, via the exons ATGGAGGTTGATGATGGTGGTGGTGATAAGGGTAATGGAAATAGAAAACGTAAAAGAGGATCGCCCAAAAGAAAGCTTCTTGTTAATGAAAAAGTCGAG ctGAGGAGTTTGGAGGAAGGTTTTCTGGGATCATGGCATCCAGGGAAAGTAATTCGGTGCGGAAAGATGAAGCGTTATGTCAAATATGACAATATTCTTGATGATGACGAATCAGATTATCTTGTGGAAGTGGTGAATGTTTCAAGTGTTTTGGATGGTGCTAATTCTTCTTCTGTTTCAAATTGTGGCTATGAACGCGGCCTCATTAGACCGTTACCTCCTCCTATCAAGTTTCGGATAAAGGAACTTTCATTCGGACTCTGTGTTGATGTGAATTATCAGGAAGCTTGGTGGGAAGGGGTGATATTCGACCGAAACGACGGATTCGAGGAGAGGAGCATTTTCTTCCCTGATTTAGGTGATGAAATGAAGGTTGGAGTTCAACAATTGAGGATCACTCAGGATTGGGATGAAGAAACTGAGAATTGGTTGCCAAGAGGGAAATGGGTGTTTCTTGAGTTGTTTGAGGAGTGTGAGAGAGTATCCTATGTTGCGGTTTCGGTGAAACAGATTTGGTATGATGTTAGGATAAGAAAGGATTTTGCTGAAACCATTAGAGAATGGACTTGTAATGTGAAGGATTTGTGGAGAGAGCTTGTTGTGGAAGTAATTGGTGAATACTATACTCTCACACTAAGTGAAGTTCGCTCCGCCTTAAATGTTCCGAAGAATTTACTGGAAGGAGGGTCATTTGAACACACTGATAATGTTCTTTGTGATGATAGGCCTAAGGAAAACGGCGATTCCTCAAAATTGTTGGATACTGATCAAAACTGTGGTAGCACTAGTATCATTCCTGTTCAAGAGGAATTTGAGAAGGAAAATCTTTTGGATGAAGAGCCTGAATCACAGAAAGAAATTTCCTGCAATGATGATGAATTGGTTTCgaataagaataaaaaacgGAGACGCTCCAAGTCCGTAGTTTGGAAAACTCTGGTAATGTCTGAAGTTGAATTCTGTCCTgaagttataaatgaatatgCAGCTGGATGTAGGAGCAAGACGGTTCGGGAGCTTTTGAAGACGAAAGTAAGAAAACATCTTGCATATCTTGGATGGACAATTGAGTGGACTGAAAACAATTATCCTCAACATAAACGATACCGGTACATGTCTCCTGATAAACTCGATCAGAAGGCTTACGCTTCGATTTTTCAAGTTACTAAAGTTTTGCTAAAGGAGCCTGTGCCGTCTCAAATTGATCGCAATAGGATGCATTCGCAATTTGACAGCAATATTTTAAATCTGCTTTCTGATCCACCTCAAATGAAAAAGGATTTAGATGTTAACCCTCCAACCAAGAAACCTTCTCCAGTGATAGTTGAAGTTGAACCTGAATTATGTCCTATAGCCGTCGTTAAATATTACTTTCATGCACTAGAGAGAAACTCGGCTGAAAAAAGGACATGGAAATTGAAGGCGAAAAAACATCTATTAGCAGAAGGATGGATCTTTGACTACCCAACTGAAAGAAGGAAGACAACTTTGTACAAGTCTCCACAAAATCAGTGTTTAGGCACACTTCGAGGTGCGTGCAGACTATACCTTAAAGCAAAGATTCCTGAATGGACTAATGCtgatgatggtgatgatgatcTATTGGTGAGTGTGTTTCAATTGCTTCAAAAAGAGCCTGAATTGCATACTATAGACAATTCTCCGCCAAGTAAATCATCTGTGAAGAGAACATACAGACGCACCACGAATTCAAAGGCTAGCCAACCAAAGAGCATAGAGGAGAATGAAGTAGATACCGGCCGGGTGCTAAGGTCAAGCAAAAGGGTGCAGAAGGTGTTGGGTTTGACGCATCAAAAGCCTCAAAATGTTATATCTTGGTTAATAGATTGCAACATTCTGTTGCCAAAATACAAGGTCTTTTACTGGGAAACCGAAAAAGGGAACGCTCCCATGGTCGAGGGAAGGATAACTCAAGAAGGAATCAGGTGCAGTTGTTGTCAGAAGGTTTATGGCCTTAGAGGCTTTGCAAATCATGCTGGTGGAAGTAGTAGCTTCAGGCCTTCTGCCTGTATCTTTTTGAAGGATGGTAGATCACTGTTAGATTGCATGATGCAAGTAATGCAATATCATAGGAGAAAGGAAGTTGCGGAGAAACCGTGCAGTGATCCGTTCGAAGGCGAAAATGACAACATTTGTTCTGTTTGTAACTATGGTGGCGAACTCATTTTATGCGACCAATGCCCCTCGTCGTTTCATAAGAAGTGTCTTAATTTGGAG GATATCCCTGATGGTGATTGGTTTTGTCCATCATGCCAATGCGGGATTTGCGGCCAAAACAAAATTGAAGAGGCTAAGGATGGACATTTTCTTTCTTGCATTCAGTGTGAACATAAAT ATCATGTTGAGTGCCTCAAAAATAGAGCAAAAGAAAATTCAAGAAGATATATGGAAAAAAATTGGCTATGTGGAGAAGAGTGTGAACGG ATCTACACGGGCCTCCAAAATCTATTGGGAAAGCCGGTTTTAGTTGGTGCAGACAATCTAACTTGGACATTGGTGAAGTATGTCAACTCTGAGAATTGTGGTGCTGGCAGTGCTGAAAATGACTTACCGGAAGAGAGTTTTAGCAAACTCCACGTTGCACTTTCAGTGATGCATGAATGTTTTGAGCCCTTACATAACCCTTTCTCTAGCAGAGATATCGTCGAAGATGTTTTATTCAACCAAAG GTCCGAGCTCAATCGACTAAACTTCCGGGGTTTCTATACCGTACTTCTAGAGAAAAATGAACAATTGGTTAGTGTGGCAACTGTTAG GATATTTGGAGAGAAGATAGCTGAAGTCCCCCTTATAGGTACCAGATTTCAGTATCGACGACTTGGAATGTGCCGCGTTTTAATGGATGAGCTTGAAAAG AAGCTAAAGCAACTGGGGGTGGAGAGGCTAGTCTTACCTGCTGTTCCTGGTGTACTAGAAACATGGACCAATTCCTTTGGCTTTGTGCAGATGAAAAATTTTGAGAGATCAAAGTTTTTGGACTACTCTTTCCTAGATTTTCAAGGAACTGTCATGTGTCAGAAAATGTTGACAAGACTTCCATCACCGGATTCAGTTATAACTAGAG ACATAAATACAAAGCAACAGGATGCTGGTTTCTCCGTCAAATGTCGAATTGATTTTGAGAAGTCGAGTCCCATATCAGAAGTGGACCAAGAAGAAGGGATTGGCAAAAGTGGAATAATGGATCTACAAGTTTGGAAACCAAGGCCTAATTCCTAA
- the LOC101506581 gene encoding protein PMR5-like, protein MAFLFSQSCSFFSLLFLLSLQCQKAYSSFHHHHNHHKHVHYKKPILQAKNHSTCSLFVGTWVHDESYPFYQSSSCEIIDPEFNCQRNGRPDSDYLKYRWKPLNCELPRFNGVEFLVKMKGKNVMFVGDSLGRNQWQSLICMLSAATPHGQTQLVGGDPLSTFTFLDYGVKISFYRTPFLVEVDVVQGKRILRLEKVGKNGDTWKSAHVLLFNTGHWWTHQGSLQGWDYVELGGKYYHDIDRLVALERGMKTWANWVDTNIDRSRTHVLFQAISPTHYNKSEWNAAGGRTTSVMTTKNCYGETSPISGRTTNFGEETYTHQQMRVVDMVIREMRDPAYLLGITKLSALRKDAHPSIYSGELSPLQRANHYHSADCSHWCLPGLPDTWNQLLYVALFY, encoded by the exons ATGGCCTTTCTCTTCTCCCAATCTTGTTCGTTCTTCTCCCTTCTTTTCCTACTTTCTCTTCAATGCCAAAAAGCTTATTCTTcttttcatcatcatcataatcaccATAAACATGTTCACTACAAGAAACCCATTTTACAAGCCAAAAACCATAGCACATGTTCATTGTTTGTGGGAACTTGGGTTCATGATGAAAGTTACCCTTTTTATCAATCTTCCAGCTGTGAAATCATAGACCCAGAATTCAATTGTCAGAGGAATGGTCGCCCAGATTCTGATTACCTTAAATACCGTTGGAAACCCCTCAATTGTGAGCTCCCAAg GTTTAATGGGGTTGAGTTTCTGGTGAAGATGAAAGGAAAAAATGTAATGTTTGTTGGTGATTCGCTAGGAAGGAACCAATGGCAGTCTTTGATTTGTATGCTATCTGCTGCAACACCTCATGGTCAGACACAACTTGTCGGGGGTGATCCTCTCTCCACCTTCACATTCTTG GACTATGGTGTGAAGATTTCATTCTACAGAACTCCTTTTTTGGTGGAGGTGGATGTGGTCCAAGGGAAGAGAATTTTGAGGCTTGAAAAGGTAGGTAAGAATGGTGACACATGGAAGAGTGCTCATGTGTTGTTGTTCAACACAGGACATTGGTGGACTCATCAAGGATCACTTCAAGG GTGGGATTATGTAGAATTAGGAGGGAAATATTACCATGACATAGATAGATTGGTAGCTTTGGAAAGGGGTATGAAAACATGGGCTAATTGGGTTGATACCAATATTGATAGAAGTAGAACCCATGTGTTATTCCAGGCAATTTCTCCCACACACTACAA CAAAAGCGAATGGAATGCAGCTGGCGGTAGAACAACAAGTGTGATGACAACAAAGAATTGTTATGGTGAAACATCACCAATTAGTGGCAGAACAACAAACTTTGGAGAAGAAACATACACTCATCAACAAATGCGAGTAGTGGATATGGTGATACGCGAAATGCGCGATCCTGCGTATCTTCTCGGCATCACAAAGTTATCAGCATTGAGAAAAGATGCACATCCTTCAATTTATAGTGGTGAATTGAGTCCACTGCAGAGAGCTAACCATTATCACTCGGCTGATTGTAGTCATTGGTGTCTTCCTGGATTGCCTGATACTTGGAATCAACTACTCTATGTTGCTTtattctattaa